In Salinigranum marinum, one DNA window encodes the following:
- the msrA gene encoding peptide-methionine (S)-S-oxide reductase MsrA, which translates to MSQETELATFGGGCFWCVEAALKELDGVHGVTSGYAGGHTEAPTYREVCAETTGHAEVVQVEFDPARLSYEELLEVFFAVHDPTQLNRQGPDVGSQYRSIVLYHDDDQKRLAAAYIEALDEESDDSVVTELEPLDTFYEAEEYHQDYFDKNPNDAYCNFHAKPKVEKVREKFAEKVNQTATSDD; encoded by the coding sequence ATGTCTCAGGAGACGGAACTGGCGACGTTCGGCGGCGGCTGTTTCTGGTGTGTCGAGGCGGCGCTGAAGGAACTCGACGGCGTCCACGGGGTCACCTCCGGCTACGCCGGCGGCCACACCGAAGCGCCGACCTACCGGGAGGTGTGCGCGGAGACGACCGGCCACGCCGAGGTCGTCCAGGTCGAATTCGACCCCGCACGGCTCTCCTACGAGGAACTGCTGGAGGTGTTCTTCGCGGTCCACGACCCGACGCAGTTGAACCGACAGGGACCCGACGTCGGCTCGCAGTACCGCTCGATCGTCCTGTACCACGACGACGATCAAAAGCGGCTCGCGGCGGCGTACATCGAGGCGCTCGACGAGGAGTCCGACGACAGCGTGGTGACCGAGCTGGAGCCCCTCGACACCTTCTACGAGGCCGAGGAGTACCACCAGGACTACTTCGACAAGAACCCCAACGACGCGTACTGTAACTTCCACGCCAAACCCAAGGTGGAGAAAGTGCGCGAGAAGTTCGCCGAGAAAGTGAACCAGACGGCGACCAGCGACGACTGA
- the hpt gene encoding hypoxanthine/guanine phosphoribosyltransferase, whose product MEQLRASFDDAPIIEKEGGYQYVVHPISNGVPMLRPELLREVVVGVTRVADLERVDKIVTPAAMGIHISTAVSLTTDVPLVVIRKREYGLDGEVSLHQQTGYSESEMYINDVDAGDRVLVLDDLLSTGGTLAAVTAALEDIGAEIVDVVVVVRKASTESAMADADHEVTSLIDVELVDGEVVVRDEYRRD is encoded by the coding sequence ATGGAACAACTCCGCGCGTCGTTCGACGACGCCCCGATCATCGAGAAGGAAGGGGGTTACCAGTACGTCGTCCACCCCATCAGCAACGGGGTGCCGATGCTTCGCCCCGAACTGCTCCGCGAGGTAGTCGTCGGCGTCACCCGCGTCGCCGACCTCGAGCGCGTCGACAAGATCGTCACACCGGCGGCGATGGGGATCCACATCTCCACGGCGGTGTCGCTCACGACGGACGTGCCGCTGGTCGTCATCCGCAAGCGCGAGTACGGGCTGGACGGCGAGGTCTCGCTCCACCAGCAGACGGGCTACTCCGAGTCGGAGATGTACATCAACGACGTCGACGCCGGCGACCGGGTGCTCGTGCTCGACGACCTACTCTCGACCGGCGGCACGCTCGCCGCGGTGACGGCGGCGCTGGAAGACATCGGCGCGGAGATCGTCGACGTCGTGGTCGTCGTGCGGAAGGCCAGCACGGAGAGCGCGATGGCCGACGCCGACCACGAGGTCACGTCACTCATCGACGTCGAACTCGTCGACGGCGAGGTGGTCGTCCGCGACGAGTACCGCCGGGACTAG
- a CDS encoding EamA family transporter: MAGLIAAPLEVYVLALLPALLWGFEPVVSKRGLSLGGTPVQASLVVVLVDTSLYWAGLVGLSVLRGGPILPPLSREIVVVFVVAGVVGTAIGRLAVFAGVQRVGASVNSAVISARPLFATVLALTFLGEPFSLSTGAGIVVIVVGLAVLSTARGGDLRGWEPRDLVFPLAAAGAFAVGNVLRRFGLTTSPATALEAVAINETAALVAVAAYVLARNPDHLRAPPKTYGYFAVSGVITAGGLLSLFAAFALPEGRVALVDPLVATAPLFTAVFAAAFLRDLERVTRGVVAGGLLVVVGVAFVTLGPGAVGV; encoded by the coding sequence ATGGCCGGTCTCATCGCTGCACCGCTCGAAGTGTACGTCCTCGCGCTCCTCCCGGCGCTCCTCTGGGGCTTCGAGCCCGTGGTGTCGAAGCGCGGCCTCTCGCTGGGCGGGACGCCCGTGCAGGCGTCGCTCGTCGTCGTGCTCGTCGACACGTCGCTGTACTGGGCCGGACTCGTCGGCCTCTCCGTCCTGCGCGGGGGCCCGATCCTCCCGCCGCTCTCCCGGGAGATCGTCGTCGTCTTCGTCGTCGCCGGCGTCGTCGGCACCGCGATCGGCCGCCTCGCGGTGTTCGCGGGCGTCCAGCGCGTCGGTGCCTCGGTGAACAGCGCCGTCATCAGCGCCCGACCGCTCTTTGCGACCGTGCTCGCGCTGACGTTCCTCGGCGAGCCGTTCTCGCTCTCGACGGGCGCGGGGATCGTCGTCATCGTCGTCGGCCTCGCGGTGCTGTCGACCGCCCGCGGCGGCGACCTCCGCGGGTGGGAGCCCCGGGACCTCGTCTTCCCGCTCGCCGCGGCCGGCGCGTTCGCCGTCGGTAACGTCCTCCGCCGGTTCGGGCTGACGACCTCGCCGGCAACCGCCTTGGAGGCCGTCGCGATCAACGAGACGGCCGCGCTCGTCGCCGTCGCGGCGTACGTCCTCGCGCGCAACCCCGACCACCTCCGCGCCCCGCCGAAGACGTACGGCTACTTCGCCGTCAGCGGCGTCATCACCGCCGGGGGCCTCCTCTCGCTGTTCGCCGCCTTCGCCCTCCCCGAGGGCCGGGTCGCGCTCGTCGATCCGCTCGTGGCGACCGCGCCGCTCTTTACCGCGGTGTTCGCCGCGGCCTTTCTCCGCGACCTCGAACGCGTGACCCGCGGGGTTGTCGCCGGCGGCCTCCTCGTCGTGGTCGGCGTCGCGTTCGTGACGCTCGGACCGGGTGCGGTCGGGGTGTGA
- a CDS encoding NADPH:quinone reductase yields the protein MRAVRFHEYGDRDVLQVDEVDRPEATGHDVVVEVAGAGVNPVDTYFRAGSYEPFQLPMIPGVDVAGEVVAVSEYVDDYAVGDHVVGTGLGMNHFGGYAEYAAVPEDRLAHLPAGVDLVAAGGAGVAAVTAWRALVDHAGLEPAESVLIHGGSGGVGHAAVQLAAATGAHVVTTAAPDYHARVKELGADAVFDYAREDLADAVVDETGGVDVVLDHRLDDYLQFDAEVAATGGRVVGIGENDPEVGFSNDGVARSKDVSYQFMSMFNTPRLADPLAGVAYLMGQGDLDIEVARTYDLDEAAEAQRAVMEESILGKLVIAP from the coding sequence ATGCGCGCAGTACGCTTCCACGAGTACGGTGACAGGGACGTCCTCCAGGTGGACGAGGTCGACCGTCCCGAGGCGACGGGGCACGACGTCGTCGTCGAGGTGGCCGGCGCGGGGGTCAACCCCGTCGACACGTACTTCCGCGCGGGGTCGTACGAACCGTTCCAGCTCCCCATGATCCCGGGCGTCGATGTCGCCGGCGAGGTGGTGGCCGTCTCGGAGTACGTCGACGACTACGCCGTCGGTGACCACGTCGTCGGCACGGGGTTGGGGATGAACCACTTCGGCGGCTACGCCGAGTACGCCGCGGTCCCCGAGGACCGCCTCGCACACCTCCCCGCCGGCGTCGACCTCGTCGCCGCCGGCGGGGCGGGCGTCGCCGCCGTCACGGCGTGGCGCGCGCTCGTCGACCACGCCGGGCTCGAACCCGCCGAGTCCGTCCTGATCCACGGCGGCTCCGGCGGCGTCGGCCACGCCGCGGTCCAGCTGGCGGCGGCGACCGGCGCGCACGTCGTCACGACCGCCGCACCCGACTACCACGCTCGCGTGAAAGAGCTCGGGGCCGACGCCGTCTTCGACTACGCACGGGAGGACCTCGCCGACGCCGTCGTCGACGAGACCGGCGGCGTCGACGTCGTCCTCGACCACCGCCTCGACGACTACCTCCAGTTCGACGCAGAGGTCGCCGCCACCGGCGGCAGGGTCGTGGGCATCGGCGAGAACGATCCCGAGGTGGGCTTCTCGAACGACGGCGTCGCCCGGAGCAAGGACGTCTCCTACCAGTTCATGAGCATGTTCAACACGCCGCGGCTGGCGGACCCACTGGCCGGCGTTGCCTACCTCATGGGACAGGGCGACCTCGACATCGAGGTTGCGCGGACGTATGACCTCGACGAGGCCGCCGAGGCCCAGCGCGCCGTGATGGAGGAGTCGATCCTCGGGAAACTCGTCATCGCGCCGTAA
- a CDS encoding RimK family alpha-L-glutamate ligase: MTSAVRVGVLAFHDSKESKAICNAVEALGHRPEWLREENTLVTIDDGEVRLEPDVDVIANRLLLSNTDQPTEELGIARTVAAQKPILNHPDATAVAAHKMATASLLAREGLPVPDTLLALSGSNLNAHRQEFGPEAVYKTAIGTHGGGAWKVDTDDVLTAKVGKRRAFLQELVGDRNPPRDLRVYVVGDRIVGAMYRYAAAEDWRTNVHLGGDVEDATGSLPNRPREIARTATSVIDLDYAGVDLIEGDDGWYVLEVNPTAGFRGLYRATGVSPAPYIAALALRRLGVDVDDDRVAGLAATLDDSPPSCMPRPTATDFEEPPVIGFTERVVVSGTSGTQNVIGKADSGAARTSIDLRLAAEIGAGPIHTVSTVRSGSARKGQSRPVVDLVVGIGGTQHTVAANIVDRSHMSHPLLIGRDILKHYFLDISRRVEDASVYPLDDEDTEE, translated from the coding sequence ATGACATCCGCAGTTAGGGTTGGCGTGTTGGCGTTTCACGACAGCAAGGAGTCGAAAGCGATCTGCAACGCCGTCGAGGCGCTCGGCCACCGACCGGAGTGGCTGCGAGAGGAGAACACCCTCGTCACGATCGACGACGGCGAGGTCCGACTCGAACCGGACGTCGACGTGATCGCCAACCGGCTCCTGTTGTCGAACACCGACCAGCCGACGGAGGAGTTGGGGATCGCCCGGACCGTCGCAGCACAGAAACCGATCCTCAACCACCCCGACGCGACCGCCGTCGCCGCCCACAAGATGGCGACGGCGTCCTTACTCGCCCGGGAGGGATTGCCCGTGCCGGACACGCTGTTGGCGCTCAGCGGCTCGAACCTCAACGCCCACAGACAGGAGTTCGGTCCCGAGGCGGTGTACAAGACCGCCATCGGCACGCACGGGGGCGGCGCGTGGAAGGTGGACACCGACGACGTCCTGACGGCGAAGGTCGGCAAGCGTCGGGCCTTCCTCCAGGAACTCGTCGGCGACCGGAACCCGCCGCGGGACCTCCGCGTCTACGTCGTCGGCGACCGCATCGTCGGCGCGATGTACCGCTACGCGGCCGCGGAGGACTGGCGGACGAACGTCCACCTCGGCGGCGACGTCGAGGACGCCACCGGGAGCCTCCCGAACCGACCCAGGGAGATCGCGCGGACGGCCACTTCGGTGATCGACCTCGACTACGCCGGCGTCGACCTGATCGAAGGCGACGACGGCTGGTACGTCCTCGAAGTGAACCCGACGGCGGGCTTCCGGGGGCTCTACCGGGCGACCGGCGTGAGCCCCGCGCCGTACATCGCGGCGCTCGCGCTGCGACGGCTGGGTGTCGACGTCGACGACGACCGCGTCGCGGGCCTCGCGGCGACGCTCGACGACTCGCCGCCGTCGTGTATGCCCCGGCCCACGGCCACCGACTTCGAGGAGCCACCGGTCATCGGCTTCACGGAGCGCGTCGTCGTCTCGGGCACCTCCGGGACGCAGAACGTCATCGGCAAGGCCGACTCGGGCGCCGCACGGACGAGCATCGACCTCCGTCTGGCCGCGGAGATCGGTGCGGGGCCGATCCACACGGTCTCGACGGTCAGGAGCGGGAGTGCGCGGAAGGGCCAGTCGCGGCCCGTCGTCGACCTCGTCGTCGGGATCGGCGGGACCCAACACACCGTCGCCGCCAACATCGTCGACCGGAGCCACATGTCCCACCCGCTGCTCATCGGCCGGGATATCCTGAAACACTACTTCCTGGACATCTCCCGACGGGTCGAGGACGCCAGCGTCTACCCGCTGGACGACGAGGACACCGAGGAGTAG
- a CDS encoding CBS domain-containing protein codes for MQVRDVMTTGCVTVPPSATLADCVTRMLMAGTGSVVIADDAPMGIVTESDVLVAARDIGEPLADIPARVAMSQPIERIEPAATVRKAAARMRDHGIKKLLVADGVETVGVVTMTDLVWHFSDFQREAGELAAEGRAWNHGT; via the coding sequence ATGCAGGTACGAGACGTGATGACGACCGGTTGCGTGACGGTCCCGCCCTCCGCGACGCTGGCCGACTGCGTCACACGGATGCTCATGGCAGGCACCGGGAGCGTCGTCATCGCCGACGACGCTCCGATGGGGATCGTCACCGAGAGCGACGTGCTCGTCGCGGCGCGCGACATCGGCGAACCGCTCGCGGACATCCCCGCCCGCGTCGCGATGTCCCAGCCGATCGAACGAATCGAGCCCGCGGCGACAGTACGGAAAGCCGCCGCCCGGATGCGCGATCACGGGATCAAGAAGCTGCTCGTCGCCGACGGCGTCGAGACGGTCGGCGTCGTGACGATGACCGACCTCGTGTGGCACTTCTCGGACTTTCAGCGCGAAGCCGGCGAACTGGCCGCCGAGGGCCGCGCGTGGAACCACGGGACGTAG
- a CDS encoding sodium-dependent transporter codes for MTRETWATRIGFILAAVGSAVGLGNIWRFPWVTAENGGSAFLLVYLLVILAVGVPGLVGEFVIGRRAKRNPVGALRDLSGSNGWAAVGGLSILTALVLLSFYSVVGGWIVRYFVESALALGGGPLPYATDAGAYFGSASTGTDALAYHLLFLGLTGAIVLGGVRRGIELGTTVMMPAIFVLLVALAGWAATQPDAAAGYAFYLSFDLATLRANFFSVLGPAAGQALFTLSLGAGTMITYASYLGEDRSLPFDAGTIAVLNTLVGVLAGLVVFPLLFSLGVQPGSPGPGALFVSIAGAFARLPAGTLVATVFFGVVALAALSSSISMLEIPVSVLVDEFGFDRRRAVALSLSVFAVTGAATALDAAIFELFAVTLVDRLLTAGLAAFLLYVGWVLGRDALTEFRAGAGPLTARLAVPWLYAVGIVLPLFLVFTLLTGLGLETRVGFWPTVALAVGAGVAAFLALRSPRSVL; via the coding sequence ATGACACGTGAGACGTGGGCAACCCGAATCGGGTTCATCCTCGCCGCCGTCGGGAGTGCGGTGGGGTTGGGGAACATCTGGCGGTTCCCGTGGGTCACGGCCGAAAACGGCGGGAGCGCCTTCCTCCTGGTGTATCTGCTCGTCATCCTCGCCGTCGGCGTCCCCGGACTCGTCGGCGAGTTCGTCATCGGCCGCCGGGCGAAACGGAACCCCGTGGGCGCGCTCCGCGACCTCTCGGGGTCGAACGGCTGGGCCGCCGTCGGCGGCCTTTCGATCCTGACCGCGCTCGTCCTCCTGTCGTTTTACTCCGTCGTCGGCGGGTGGATCGTCCGGTACTTCGTCGAGAGCGCGCTCGCGCTCGGGGGCGGGCCGCTCCCGTACGCCACCGACGCCGGGGCGTACTTCGGTTCGGCATCGACGGGGACCGACGCGCTCGCGTACCACCTGCTCTTTCTCGGACTCACCGGCGCGATCGTCCTCGGCGGCGTGCGCCGGGGGATCGAACTCGGGACCACGGTGATGATGCCCGCGATCTTCGTCCTCCTGGTCGCCCTCGCGGGCTGGGCAGCCACACAGCCGGACGCCGCGGCCGGCTACGCCTTCTACCTCTCGTTCGACCTCGCGACCCTGCGGGCGAACTTTTTCTCCGTCCTGGGCCCGGCGGCGGGTCAGGCGCTCTTTACCCTCTCGCTCGGGGCCGGGACGATGATCACCTACGCGTCGTACCTCGGCGAGGACCGCTCGCTCCCGTTCGACGCCGGCACCATCGCCGTCCTCAACACCCTCGTGGGCGTGCTCGCGGGACTCGTCGTCTTCCCGCTCCTCTTCTCGCTCGGCGTCCAGCCCGGGTCGCCCGGCCCCGGCGCGCTGTTCGTCTCCATCGCGGGGGCGTTCGCTCGCCTCCCCGCGGGGACACTCGTCGCCACCGTCTTCTTCGGCGTCGTCGCCCTCGCCGCGCTCTCCTCGTCCATCTCGATGCTGGAGATCCCCGTCTCCGTCCTCGTCGACGAGTTCGGCTTCGATCGGCGGCGGGCGGTCGCGCTCTCGCTGTCGGTGTTCGCCGTCACCGGCGCGGCCACTGCGCTCGACGCGGCCATCTTCGAGCTCTTCGCGGTCACGCTCGTCGACCGCCTCCTCACCGCCGGCCTCGCCGCCTTCCTCCTCTACGTCGGCTGGGTGCTCGGTCGGGACGCCCTCACCGAGTTCCGCGCCGGTGCCGGGCCGCTCACCGCTCGCCTCGCCGTGCCGTGGCTCTACGCGGTCGGCATCGTCCTCCCCCTCTTTCTCGTCTTCACGCTCCTGACGGGCCTCGGGCTCGAGACGCGCGTCGGCTTCTGGCCTACCGTCGCCCTCGCGGTCGGTGCCGGCGTCGCGGCCTTCCTCGCGCTGCGCTCGCCGCGGTCGGTCCTCTGA
- the sucD gene encoding succinate--CoA ligase subunit alpha, whose translation MSILVDDDTRVVVQGITGGEGSFHTEQMMAYGTNVVAGAVPGKGGQEVQGVPVYDTVHDAVAEEDADASVVFVPPAFAGDAMFEALDTSLDLVVAITEGVPTQDMSKVYRRLSETDTHLIGPNCPGIITPGEAKLGILPGNIFSDGNVGLVSRSGTLTYQVVDSLTQRGIGQTTAVGIGGDPIIGTSFVDALELFEADTETKAVVMCGEIGGEDEEQAAQFIAREMDTPVAGFIAGRTAPPGKRMGHAGAIVSGSGTGTAESKIEALNDAGVPVGDTPEEVADHVEGFLS comes from the coding sequence GTGAGCATCTTAGTCGACGACGACACGCGGGTGGTCGTACAGGGGATCACCGGCGGCGAGGGATCGTTCCACACCGAACAGATGATGGCGTACGGGACGAACGTCGTCGCCGGCGCGGTCCCGGGCAAGGGCGGCCAGGAGGTCCAGGGCGTCCCCGTGTACGACACCGTCCACGACGCGGTCGCCGAGGAGGACGCCGACGCCTCCGTCGTGTTCGTCCCGCCCGCGTTCGCCGGCGACGCCATGTTCGAGGCGCTCGACACCTCGCTCGACCTCGTCGTGGCGATCACGGAGGGCGTCCCGACGCAGGACATGTCGAAGGTGTACCGCCGGCTGTCGGAGACGGACACACACCTCATCGGCCCGAACTGCCCCGGCATCATCACGCCCGGCGAGGCCAAACTCGGCATTCTCCCCGGCAACATCTTCTCCGACGGGAACGTGGGACTGGTCTCGCGGTCAGGCACGCTCACCTACCAGGTCGTCGACAGCCTCACCCAGCGCGGGATCGGCCAGACCACGGCGGTCGGGATCGGCGGCGACCCCATCATCGGGACGTCGTTCGTCGACGCCCTCGAACTGTTCGAGGCGGACACGGAGACGAAGGCTGTCGTGATGTGCGGCGAGATCGGCGGCGAGGACGAAGAACAGGCCGCGCAGTTCATCGCCCGGGAGATGGACACGCCGGTCGCCGGCTTCATCGCGGGGCGGACGGCACCGCCCGGCAAGCGGATGGGTCACGCCGGCGCGATCGTCTCCGGCTCGGGCACGGGCACCGCCGAGTCGAAGATCGAGGCGCTCAACGACGCCGGCGTCCCCGTCGGTGACACGCCCGAGGAAGTCGCCGACCACGTCGAAGGCTTCCTCTCGTAA
- the sucC gene encoding ADP-forming succinate--CoA ligase subunit beta encodes MRLHEYQAKEVFADAGIPVPDSQLASTVDEAVAAVEAIGFPAAIKAQVHVGGRGKAGGIKIASSVEEAREYADEILGMDLKGYHVDRVLVEAGVDFEDELYVGVTMDRGEGRPVAMVSEQGGVDIEAVAEEDPDAIAREHIDPAFGMHPFQARKAVYDAGIDRDIARQVSSILTTLYDLWADTDASDAEINPLMVTSEREVIAADAVLNVDDDALFRHPDLAEMEDEAAGDELEAKANEYGFDYVRLSGNVGIIGNGAGLVMTTLDLVDYYGGEPANFLDIGGGAKAERVTNALDMVFSDPNVDSVVFNIFGGITRGDEVAKGINEALEAFDEIPKPVVVRLAGTNAEEGMEILNTELVQVEGTLEDAVQRAVENAQEVSQ; translated from the coding sequence ATGCGACTTCACGAGTACCAGGCGAAAGAGGTCTTCGCCGACGCCGGGATTCCCGTTCCGGACTCACAACTCGCCTCGACCGTCGACGAGGCGGTCGCGGCCGTCGAAGCGATCGGCTTCCCGGCCGCGATCAAGGCGCAGGTCCACGTCGGTGGCCGCGGCAAGGCCGGCGGAATCAAGATCGCCTCCTCGGTAGAAGAGGCCCGCGAGTACGCCGACGAGATCCTCGGGATGGATCTCAAGGGGTACCACGTCGACCGCGTCCTCGTCGAGGCAGGGGTGGACTTCGAGGACGAACTCTACGTGGGCGTGACGATGGACCGCGGCGAGGGACGCCCCGTCGCGATGGTCTCCGAGCAGGGCGGCGTCGACATCGAGGCGGTCGCCGAGGAGGACCCCGACGCCATCGCCCGCGAACACATCGACCCGGCGTTCGGTATGCACCCGTTCCAGGCGCGGAAGGCGGTGTACGACGCCGGCATCGACCGCGACATTGCACGACAGGTGTCGAGCATTCTCACGACGCTGTACGACCTCTGGGCGGACACCGACGCCTCCGACGCCGAGATCAACCCGCTGATGGTCACGTCGGAGCGGGAGGTAATCGCCGCCGACGCCGTCCTCAACGTCGACGACGACGCGCTGTTCCGCCACCCAGATCTCGCCGAGATGGAGGACGAAGCGGCGGGCGACGAACTGGAGGCGAAAGCCAACGAGTACGGCTTCGACTACGTCCGGCTCTCGGGCAACGTCGGCATCATCGGCAACGGTGCCGGCCTCGTGATGACGACGCTCGACCTCGTCGACTACTACGGCGGCGAACCCGCGAACTTCCTCGACATCGGCGGCGGGGCCAAAGCCGAGCGCGTCACCAACGCCCTCGACATGGTCTTCTCCGATCCGAACGTCGACAGCGTGGTGTTCAACATCTTCGGCGGGATCACCCGGGGCGACGAGGTGGCGAAGGGGATCAACGAGGCGCTCGAAGCGTTCGACGAGATCCCCAAGCCGGTCGTCGTCCGCCTCGCGGGGACGAACGCCGAGGAGGGGATGGAGATCCTCAACACCGAGTTGGTACAGGTCGAAGGGACACTCGAAGACGCGGTCCAGCGCGCGGTCGAAAACGCCCAGGAGGTCAGCCAATGA
- a CDS encoding zinc ribbon domain-containing protein gives MDVAIAFRLLVAVFCIIAPSVLFIGFVRGLDRLRDDDLVNRVLEQVDDQPSGAPGPAAVLTGGAVDGPSESELVACSSCGLPNPGFAGYCGNCLTSLDG, from the coding sequence ATGGATGTCGCCATCGCCTTCAGACTGCTCGTGGCGGTGTTCTGTATCATCGCCCCCTCGGTGCTGTTCATCGGCTTCGTCCGCGGGCTTGACCGCCTCCGCGACGACGACCTGGTGAACCGGGTCCTCGAGCAGGTGGACGACCAGCCCTCCGGCGCGCCCGGTCCTGCGGCCGTGCTGACGGGGGGCGCCGTCGACGGGCCGTCGGAGTCCGAACTCGTCGCCTGTTCGTCCTGCGGGCTCCCGAACCCCGGCTTCGCCGGCTACTGTGGCAACTGCCTCACCTCGCTCGACGGCTGA
- a CDS encoding sodium-dependent transporter: MTERETWASRVGFVLAAVGSAVGLGNIWQFPFKTGQFGGASFLVVYLAAAVGIGLPAILAEFVVGRRAKRNTVDAFGVLGSPRWKLVGALGLFIGFWILSYYSVVGGWVIRYLVASPSGAYFGDAAGFFSTVSAGTDALVGHAVFMACAVGVVALGVENGIERATKVMVPSVLLILVGLAAYAFTLDGAGAGYAYFLSPDLSTLRGNLGEIVPFAVGQAFFSLSLGMGAMVTYASYVDGEDSLVADAGSIVVLNTLVGVLAGLVVFPLLFAQGVDPNTSGPGAVFISVAGAFGDLPAGRALGTAFFAVVLVAALSSAISLLEVVVSYVVDNSRIGRLPAAVTIGGGLFVLGVPSALSTAWLGWFDTLAYQLLLPLSVLCILLFVGWRIGGDALSEVLRGSDLGHGVGVAWLWTVRVVVVVAVLGTLALGLQTLFVGGAIFPPLG, translated from the coding sequence ATGACGGAACGTGAGACGTGGGCATCGCGGGTCGGGTTCGTTCTCGCCGCGGTCGGGAGCGCGGTTGGGTTGGGCAACATCTGGCAGTTCCCGTTCAAGACGGGACAGTTCGGGGGGGCGTCCTTTCTCGTCGTCTACCTCGCCGCCGCCGTGGGGATCGGCCTCCCCGCCATCCTCGCGGAGTTCGTCGTCGGCCGGCGGGCGAAACGCAACACAGTCGACGCGTTCGGCGTGCTCGGCAGCCCCCGGTGGAAGCTCGTCGGCGCGCTCGGACTGTTCATCGGCTTCTGGATCCTCTCGTACTACTCCGTGGTCGGCGGCTGGGTCATCCGCTACCTCGTCGCCTCGCCCAGCGGCGCGTACTTCGGCGACGCCGCCGGCTTCTTCTCGACCGTTTCGGCCGGCACCGACGCGCTCGTTGGTCACGCCGTCTTCATGGCGTGTGCCGTCGGCGTCGTCGCCCTCGGCGTGGAAAACGGGATCGAGCGCGCGACGAAAGTGATGGTCCCCTCGGTGCTGCTGATCCTCGTGGGGCTCGCCGCCTACGCCTTCACGCTCGACGGGGCCGGCGCGGGCTACGCGTACTTCCTCTCGCCCGACCTGTCGACCCTGCGTGGCAACCTCGGCGAGATCGTCCCCTTCGCGGTCGGACAGGCCTTTTTCTCGCTCTCGCTCGGGATGGGCGCGATGGTCACCTACGCCTCCTACGTCGACGGCGAGGACTCCCTCGTCGCCGACGCGGGCTCGATCGTCGTCCTCAACACCCTCGTGGGCGTGCTCGCGGGGCTCGTCGTCTTCCCGCTGCTGTTCGCCCAGGGCGTCGACCCCAACACCAGCGGCCCCGGGGCGGTGTTTATCTCGGTTGCCGGCGCGTTCGGCGATCTCCCCGCCGGCCGCGCCCTCGGGACGGCGTTCTTCGCGGTAGTGCTCGTCGCCGCGCTCTCCTCTGCGATCAGTCTCCTCGAAGTCGTCGTCTCGTACGTCGTCGACAACAGCCGGATCGGGCGGCTCCCCGCGGCGGTCACGATCGGTGGCGGCCTGTTCGTCCTCGGCGTCCCCTCCGCGCTCTCGACCGCCTGGCTCGGCTGGTTCGACACGCTCGCGTACCAGCTGTTGCTCCCGCTGTCGGTGCTCTGCATCCTGCTTTTCGTCGGCTGGCGGATCGGCGGCGACGCGCTCTCGGAGGTACTCCGCGGCTCCGACCTCGGTCACGGCGTCGGCGTCGCGTGGCTCTGGACGGTCCGGGTCGTCGTCGTCGTGGCCGTCCTCGGCACGCTCGCGCTCGGCCTGCAGACCCTGTTCGTCGGCGGTGCCATCTTCCCACCGCTTGGCTAG